From one Gammaproteobacteria bacterium genomic stretch:
- the lspA gene encoding signal peptidase II — protein sequence MKSSKSSSRTALVWIWISLLVIFLDQYSKYWISNNYELHVSYDLMPYLRLFLDHNTGAAFSMLAQYPELAKYLFSSFSALVVMGLLFWLFTLQSSSRWVAVSISLILGGAVGNLIDRVRFGYVIDFIDVYVNQWHWPVFNIADSAVCVGAVMLVIDIIWISRNRV from the coding sequence ATGAAAAGTAGTAAAAGTTCTTCAAGAACCGCACTTGTGTGGATATGGATTTCCCTGTTAGTTATTTTTCTCGACCAATACAGTAAATATTGGATCAGTAATAATTATGAGCTACATGTTTCTTATGATTTGATGCCTTATTTACGATTATTTTTAGATCATAATACAGGGGCTGCTTTTAGTATGTTGGCGCAATATCCCGAATTGGCTAAGTATTTATTTAGCAGTTTTTCTGCGTTAGTCGTAATGGGATTATTATTTTGGTTATTTACTTTACAATCGAGCAGTCGATGGGTTGCGGTCAGTATCTCTCTTATTTTGGGTGGTGCTGTCGGAAATTTAATCGATCGAGTGCGCTTTGGGTATGTGATCGATTTTATTGATGTGTATGTTAATCAATGGCATTGGCCAGTTTTTAATATCGCTGATAGTGCAGTTTGTGTTGGAGCAGTTATGCTTGTTATTGATATTATATGGATAAGTCGAAATAGAGTATAA
- the ispH gene encoding 4-hydroxy-3-methylbut-2-enyl diphosphate reductase: MKKIILANPRGFCAGVDRAIDIVERALDLLGAPIYVRHEVVHNLHVVENLRSRGAIFTDDLKEIPEGSTVIFSAHGVSQAVRDEARVRQFKVFDATCPLVTKVHIEVTRFSKRGQECILIGHAGHPEVEGTMGQYDNPEGGMYLIENEHDVENLTVKDPENLAFVTQTTLSVDDTQKIIAALQKRFPKLQAPKREDICYATQNRQDAVKELAEKVDIVLVVGSATSSNSNRLRELAERLGTPAYLIDDASCLKDEWFKDKNIIGITAGASAPEVLVQDVVSKLREWGADLVNELAGREETITFALPKELRGIE; this comes from the coding sequence ATGAAAAAAATTATTTTAGCAAACCCTCGTGGATTTTGTGCTGGTGTTGATAGAGCTATTGATATTGTTGAGCGCGCTCTTGATTTATTAGGTGCGCCTATTTATGTTCGTCATGAAGTTGTTCACAATCTCCATGTTGTGGAAAATCTTCGATCTCGTGGGGCTATTTTTACTGATGATCTAAAAGAAATTCCGGAAGGTTCAACTGTAATATTTAGTGCGCACGGAGTTTCACAAGCTGTTCGTGATGAAGCGAGAGTTCGACAATTTAAAGTCTTTGATGCAACTTGTCCGCTGGTAACAAAAGTTCACATAGAAGTTACTCGTTTTAGTAAGCGAGGACAAGAATGTATTTTAATTGGACATGCAGGACATCCTGAAGTCGAAGGCACTATGGGGCAATATGATAATCCAGAAGGTGGAATGTACCTTATAGAAAACGAACATGATGTAGAAAATTTAACAGTAAAAGATCCAGAGAATTTAGCCTTCGTCACACAAACAACACTGTCTGTTGATGATACTCAAAAAATAATTGCCGCGTTGCAAAAACGTTTTCCAAAATTACAAGCGCCAAAACGCGAAGATATTTGTTATGCGACACAAAATCGACAAGATGCTGTTAAAGAGCTCGCGGAAAAAGTGGATATTGTTTTAGTAGTAGGTTCGGCGACAAGTTCGAATTCAAATCGTTTACGTGAACTCGCTGAACGATTGGGAACACCTGCTTACTTAATAGACGATGCATCTTGTTTGAAAGATGAATGGTTCAAAGATAAAAACATTATTGGTATCACCGCCGGAGCTTCGGCCCCAGAAGTTCTAGTACAGGATGTGGTGTCAAAACTAAGAGAGTGGGGTGCTGACTTAGTGAATGAACTAGCAGGGCGTGAAGAAACTATCACCTTTGCTTTGCCTAAAGAACTTCGCGGGATTGAATAG
- a CDS encoding nucleoside 2-deoxyribosyltransferase, producing the protein MNVIEKANYLLFELNSMYPKLGQSFRLSEIIDKFSSKTDEEKKEVVFLIKDVLAKELNYLVDDNPKNNKEKYKITAKGHVFLNDALHKPVPTNTVFCAMWFDKSTDTLWEKAIKRSIKKANYDPRRIDEEHFSENVMVKMYQLINTSQFVVADLTGERPCVYYEAGYAKAQGIKVIFTAKDKEKIHFDVSQYPIIFWKEEEMDKFSSNLYDRIINIMS; encoded by the coding sequence ATGAATGTTATTGAAAAAGCTAATTATCTATTATTTGAACTGAATAGTATGTACCCTAAACTGGGTCAATCGTTTCGTTTGAGTGAGATTATTGACAAATTTAGTAGTAAAACTGATGAAGAAAAAAAAGAAGTAGTGTTTTTAATTAAAGATGTGTTAGCAAAAGAACTTAATTATCTCGTTGATGACAACCCTAAAAATAACAAAGAAAAATATAAAATCACGGCGAAGGGCCATGTATTTCTGAATGACGCTTTACATAAGCCCGTACCGACAAATACTGTTTTTTGTGCAATGTGGTTCGATAAAAGTACTGATACTCTATGGGAAAAAGCAATAAAACGATCAATAAAGAAGGCTAACTATGATCCTAGAAGAATTGATGAAGAACACTTTTCAGAAAATGTAATGGTTAAAATGTACCAACTAATAAATACTAGTCAGTTCGTAGTAGCTGACCTGACAGGTGAGAGACCTTGTGTATATTACGAAGCTGGATATGCTAAAGCTCAAGGGATAAAAGTAATATTTACAGCTAAGGACAAAGAAAAAATACATTTTGATGTAAGTCAATATCCAATTATTTTCTGGAAAGAAGAAGAAATGGATAAATTTTCTTCTAATCTATATGATAGGATCATTAATATAATGTCCTAA
- a CDS encoding Fic family protein yields the protein MEDLFGGGWPEVVFSSPDAKTATRIHRAIKAGVLRKLAPRVYTSNWKDEPVDIIRRNRYPIISHLFPEGVISHRSALEGGLSPAGFIVLSYKYTKKITLPGLTIRLIEGPGPQPGDTPFMERLFLASRPRALLENLEPSRGKMAKSLGKKYIESHLDKLARIHGDDELNQLRDQARRLYPALGLTKEFTLLDSIIGTLLGTQNAKLSAPDAKARAAGKAYDTDRVELFSILCELLIRSILPKKIFHHKEQQWNNNLAFFEAYFSNYIEGTEFPVDEAKEIVFEKKIIKERPEDSHDILGTYQLVSSITEMKTTPETVKDLIRLLQSRHYTLMSVRKDRLPGKFKETTNRAGSTQFVNPELVIGTLEQAFEFYHSLDKGLPRAIYIMFVVSEIHPFVDGNGRISRIMMNSELVKNNECRIIIPTVYREDYLLALRRLSRSKDPEAYIKMLCRAQEFTSNINFQKYDLALAQLEKSNAFKEPSEGKLIY from the coding sequence GTGGAAGATTTATTCGGTGGTGGATGGCCTGAGGTTGTTTTTAGCTCCCCAGACGCAAAGACTGCGACAAGAATACACAGGGCTATAAAAGCTGGAGTGCTTCGAAAGCTTGCACCCCGGGTCTATACCTCTAATTGGAAGGATGAGCCAGTTGATATCATCAGACGAAATCGTTATCCCATTATAAGTCATCTATTTCCTGAGGGAGTGATCAGTCATCGCAGTGCGTTGGAAGGGGGGCTTTCACCTGCTGGTTTTATCGTACTGTCTTATAAATATACGAAAAAAATAACTTTACCAGGCTTAACCATTCGATTGATAGAAGGTCCAGGGCCTCAACCTGGAGATACACCTTTTATGGAAAGATTATTTTTGGCTTCTCGCCCAAGGGCGCTACTCGAGAATTTAGAGCCTAGTCGTGGCAAAATGGCTAAGTCATTAGGTAAAAAATATATAGAATCTCATCTCGATAAGTTAGCTCGTATTCACGGTGATGATGAATTGAATCAGTTACGTGATCAAGCAAGACGACTCTATCCCGCTCTAGGATTAACTAAGGAGTTTACATTACTTGACAGTATAATCGGCACTTTATTGGGAACTCAAAATGCAAAACTTAGTGCTCCTGATGCTAAAGCACGAGCAGCTGGTAAAGCCTATGATACAGATAGAGTTGAATTATTTTCGATTCTTTGTGAATTATTGATTCGAAGTATTTTGCCTAAAAAAATTTTTCATCATAAAGAGCAACAATGGAATAACAACTTAGCTTTTTTTGAAGCTTATTTCTCAAACTATATCGAGGGAACGGAGTTTCCAGTAGATGAAGCTAAAGAAATAGTTTTTGAAAAAAAAATTATCAAAGAACGACCAGAAGATTCGCACGATATATTGGGTACATATCAACTAGTGTCTAGCATTACTGAAATGAAAACAACACCAGAAACAGTTAAAGACTTGATTAGGCTATTACAGTCTAGACACTATACACTCATGTCAGTGCGTAAGGATCGATTGCCAGGAAAATTTAAAGAGACAACTAATAGGGCGGGAAGTACCCAGTTCGTGAATCCGGAGTTGGTAATAGGCACTCTTGAACAAGCTTTTGAATTTTATCACTCACTTGATAAAGGCTTACCTAGAGCTATTTATATCATGTTCGTCGTTTCCGAAATCCACCCTTTTGTCGATGGTAACGGCAGGATTTCTAGAATCATGATGAATTCAGAGCTTGTTAAAAACAACGAATGCCGCATCATTATACCTACTGTTTATCGCGAAGACTATCTTTTAGCTCTACGAAGACTGAGTCGAAGTAAGGACCCCGAAGCCTATATTAAAATGCTTTGTCGTGCTCAAGAATTTACTTCAAATATTAATTTTCAGAAATATGATCTTGCTCTCGCTCAACTCGAGAAATCCAATGCCTTTAAAGAACCTTCTGAAGGAAAGTTGATTTATTAA